One genomic region from Geotrypetes seraphini chromosome 17, aGeoSer1.1, whole genome shotgun sequence encodes:
- the CCDC51 gene encoding mitochondrial potassium channel, protein MQLNGTTSIASNGIRLHQCLLLGSNKKHLLIVRAYTAPAPKGPGSESLIDPTGSTLHRWADVGKALGRSTLQRISTSAAYWWDRYEEFVGLVEVREAQGKVTEAEKAFMIARGIVREARDNLESQQAKLKEIRDRLDRVSRDDIQYLELATQEHRLLQEEKRLRTSYINAEDSERERFSLFSAAVRESHEKERTRAERTKNWSIFGSVLGAVIGVLGSTYINRVRLQELKSLVLEAQKGPASLQEAIHEQASVHQLQQKDLGDLIVDLRDIVHLGTAASQGPKAGAVLSTQRRGSPVISDPVLVAMKEQLTTSKQTRTFLETLQQQFSSLEKGLGKVAGEVQTLKSTVQSKPAERAGVISLLAEKGQGLAVNEMILELSDVEQRLGTRINRNSLYSTALTCTMFALTIPLLYIFLKSN, encoded by the exons ATGCAACTTAATGGAACCACTTCTATCGCAAGCAATGGCATACGACTTCATCAGTGTCTACTGCTAGGTAgcaacaaaaaacatttgcttatAGTAAGGGCTTATACTGCTCCAGCTCCTAAGGGCCCTGGCAGTGAGTCGCTAATAGATCCTACTGGGAGCACTTTACATCGATGGGCAGATGTGGGAAAAGCATTGGGAAGAAGCACTTTACAGAGAATCTCCACCTCTGCCGCGTATTGGTGGGACAGATATGAAGAATTTGTTGGTCTGGTTGAAGTTCGAGAAGCTCAGGGAAAAGTAACGGAG GCTGAGAAGGCATTTATGATAGCTCGTGGGATTGTGCGAGAGGCTCGTGATAATCTGGAATCTCAGCAAGCCAAACTGAAGGAGATTCGGGATCGTTTGGACAGAGTCTCAAGGGACGACATCCAGTACTTGGAACTGGCAACACAAGAACATCgattgttacag GAAGAGAAAAGGCTCCGAACCTCATACATAAATGCGGAAGATTCAGAACGTGAGAGattctctctcttctctgcagCAGTGAGGGAAAGTCACGAAAAGGAGAGAACACgagcagagagaacaaaaaacTGGTCCATCTTTGGTTCCGTGCTGGGCGCCGTTATCGGGGTTCTGGGTTCCACCTACATCAACAGAGTGAGACTGCAGGAGCTGAAATCTTTAGTCCTCGAGGCACAAAAGGGACCAGCCAGCTTACAGGAAGCGATCCACGAGCAAGCCTCGGTCCACCAGTTACAGCAGAAGGATCTCGGAGACCTCATTGTTGATCTTCGAGACATTGTTCATCTAGGGACCGCAGCATCACAAGGACCCAAAGCCGGGGCTGTGCTAAGTACTCAAAGGCGAGGGTCTCCTGTAATAAGCGATCCTGTTTTAGTTGCAATGAAAGAACAACTCACCACCTCAAAGCAAACGCGTACATTCCTGGAAACTTTACAGCAGCAATTCAGTAGCCTAGAAAAGGGTTTGGGCAAGGTGGCTGGTGAGGTACAAACCCTAAAGTCTACAGTTCAGTCCAAGCCTGCCGAAAGAGCTGGGGTCATTTCTTTGCTAGCAGAGAAAGGTCAAGGCTTGGCTGTAAATGAAATGATTTTAGAGCTGTCTGATGTGGAGCAGAGACTCGGCACACGGATAAATAGAAATTCCCTCTACAGTACTGCACTAACTTGCACCATGTTTGCGTTAACCATACCATTATTATACATCTTCTTAAAAAGTAATTAA